A single window of Granulicella mallensis MP5ACTX8 DNA harbors:
- a CDS encoding helix-turn-helix domain-containing protein has protein sequence MRGLIAADEVMASLPKNRRKAIEARGAELLAAVERRMTLGEMRKDRKISQAVVAEALGVGQMQISRLEKRKDPRLSTMQRTVAAMGGHLTMIATFPDQEPIILVTSQVTEKRRHSKKKTTRTAR, from the coding sequence ATGCGTGGACTGATTGCAGCAGATGAAGTAATGGCTTCGCTGCCGAAGAATCGGCGGAAGGCCATTGAAGCAAGAGGGGCCGAGCTGCTCGCGGCGGTGGAGCGGCGCATGACCCTGGGAGAGATGCGGAAAGACCGTAAGATCAGCCAGGCTGTTGTCGCCGAGGCTTTGGGGGTGGGCCAAATGCAGATCTCGCGCCTCGAAAAACGTAAGGACCCGCGTCTGTCCACGATGCAACGTACGGTAGCGGCCATGGGCGGTCATCTGACCATGATTGCAACGTTTCCAGACCAGGAACCGATCATCCTTGTCACCTCTCAAGTTACAGAGAAGAGACGCCACTCCAAAAAGAAGACGACGCGGACGGCACGATAG
- a CDS encoding SRPBCC family protein, translating to MPEPFRKRVRAATIGHMVQLREVTVIAAPLERVFDLARSIEVHLLDNIHFGEQATAGTRTGLHGMGEQVMWQARHFFVRQTLVSLITAFDSPRYFQDTMLRGAFRSMQHDHFFRKVQPADDGSPRTEMTDEFRFAAPILEGGLLAEFFVLRRYMRNLLRERNAVIKRVAESDEWQQYLPSVPAHTETQGVTP from the coding sequence ATGCCTGAGCCTTTCCGAAAACGAGTCCGGGCAGCTACCATCGGGCACATGGTGCAATTGCGCGAAGTCACGGTAATCGCCGCTCCCCTTGAACGCGTCTTCGATCTCGCGCGTTCCATCGAAGTGCATTTGCTGGACAACATTCACTTCGGGGAACAGGCCACTGCGGGCACTCGCACAGGGCTTCACGGCATGGGCGAACAGGTGATGTGGCAGGCGCGGCACTTCTTTGTGCGGCAGACTTTGGTCAGCCTGATTACGGCCTTCGACTCGCCGCGCTACTTTCAGGACACGATGCTGCGCGGAGCGTTTCGCTCCATGCAGCATGACCATTTCTTTCGCAAGGTTCAGCCTGCAGATGATGGCTCGCCGCGTACCGAGATGACGGACGAGTTCCGCTTTGCCGCGCCGATATTGGAAGGTGGCCTGCTGGCTGAGTTCTTTGTGCTGCGCCGTTATATGCGCAACCTCTTGCGGGAGCGCAATGCGGTCATCAAGCGGGTTGCGGAATCGGACGAGTGGCAGCAGTATCTGCCATCGGTACCGGCACATACTGAGACCCAAGGGGTGACGCCATGA
- the prmC gene encoding peptide chain release factor N(5)-glutamine methyltransferase has product MTLRDTLAETSARILRRDAETLLAHVLGHPRAWLLAHPEEELDAAQAETFLGLAARRAAGEPLQYLTGVQEFYGLSLRVTPEVLIPRPETEHLVEAVILWATQFHDGRILRIADVGTGSGAIAIALATHLAGVALVAIDQSEGALAVAEENAHALGCRERITFLRNDLLKDLSSALPHYPPFDAIVSNPPYIPLGDAATMQVEVVQHEPHSALFAGDDGLAIYQRLIPQAHAALHPCGLLAMEIGFGQRPALEELLVDWSNVRFVDDYAGIPRIVLAERV; this is encoded by the coding sequence ATGACGCTTCGTGACACCCTCGCCGAAACCTCCGCCCGCATCCTCCGCCGCGATGCCGAGACGCTGCTCGCGCATGTGCTCGGCCATCCCCGTGCGTGGCTCCTCGCACATCCCGAGGAAGAGCTCGATGCCGCGCAGGCAGAGACCTTTCTCGGACTTGCAGCCCGCCGCGCAGCGGGTGAACCGCTGCAATATCTGACCGGCGTGCAGGAGTTCTACGGTCTGTCATTGCGTGTGACGCCCGAGGTACTGATTCCCCGCCCCGAGACCGAGCACCTGGTCGAAGCCGTTATCCTCTGGGCCACGCAGTTTCACGATGGCCGCATCCTGCGCATCGCCGATGTCGGGACAGGTTCGGGCGCCATCGCCATCGCCCTGGCCACGCATCTCGCAGGGGTGGCGCTTGTGGCCATCGATCAATCCGAGGGAGCACTCGCCGTCGCCGAAGAGAATGCGCACGCCCTGGGATGCAGAGAGCGCATCACCTTCCTGCGCAACGATCTGCTCAAAGACCTGAGCAGTGCTCTTCCCCACTATCCGCCGTTCGATGCCATCGTCTCCAACCCGCCGTACATCCCCCTTGGCGATGCCGCGACGATGCAGGTGGAAGTGGTACAGCATGAGCCTCACAGCGCCCTCTTTGCAGGTGACGACGGGCTTGCCATCTACCAGCGCTTGATTCCCCAGGCGCACGCCGCCCTGCACCCCTGCGGTCTGCTCGCCATGGAGATCGGATTCGGACAGCGGCCTGCACTGGAGGAGTTACTCGTGGATTGGAGCAACGTGCGCTTCGTGGATGACTATGCGGGCATACCGCGGATCGTGCTGGCGGAGCGGGTTTAG
- the alr gene encoding alanine racemase: MKSWIEISSARLAENFRAIQAVAGQGVEALAVIKANAYGHGTTICAPVLAEAGAQWLGVSDVAEGEAVRTALPHSGIRVLVMCGMELADAPALVAHGLTPVVWTPEHIAALERAARSAGHRIQVHLEVDTGMGRQGAAPGEDLARTLEALADSRWVSCEGIMTHLCCSESAEAKITEEQRERFASALDQALAAGMRPEFVHLANTSAVDEGSTMQWIRDTAKSLGARAMVRIGFAIYGHCLEIEGEHAHAGALAPKVSPVLVWKTRIIGLRGVAAGATVGYGATFVATQPMRLALLPVGYADGYRRAASSGVGNGWVMIAGRRAPVVGRVSMNLTVVDVSGHADVQEGMEAVLLGEGVTAEDQARWSGTIAYDILCGIRANFELR, encoded by the coding sequence TTGAAGAGTTGGATCGAAATCTCAAGCGCGAGGCTGGCGGAGAACTTTCGCGCGATACAGGCCGTCGCGGGGCAGGGAGTGGAAGCACTCGCCGTCATCAAGGCCAACGCCTACGGCCACGGCACGACGATCTGCGCCCCGGTATTGGCGGAGGCCGGTGCCCAGTGGCTTGGTGTCAGCGATGTGGCGGAGGGCGAGGCTGTTCGCACGGCACTTCCGCACAGTGGCATACGCGTGCTCGTCATGTGCGGCATGGAACTGGCGGACGCGCCTGCACTGGTGGCGCACGGTCTTACGCCTGTCGTCTGGACGCCCGAGCACATTGCCGCTCTGGAACGCGCCGCGCGTTCCGCAGGGCATCGTATCCAGGTGCATCTCGAGGTCGATACCGGCATGGGACGCCAGGGAGCGGCTCCCGGCGAAGACCTCGCACGCACACTGGAAGCTCTTGCTGATTCACGATGGGTGAGCTGTGAAGGCATCATGACGCACCTGTGCTGCTCCGAATCCGCAGAGGCGAAGATCACCGAGGAGCAGCGCGAACGGTTCGCCTCGGCGCTCGACCAGGCTCTCGCCGCGGGCATGCGCCCCGAGTTCGTGCATCTGGCCAATACCTCGGCGGTGGACGAGGGCAGCACGATGCAGTGGATTCGCGATACCGCAAAGTCGCTCGGCGCGCGGGCTATGGTTCGCATCGGATTTGCTATCTATGGACATTGCCTGGAGATCGAAGGCGAGCATGCTCATGCGGGAGCGCTCGCGCCAAAGGTGTCTCCGGTGCTCGTCTGGAAGACGCGCATCATCGGACTGCGCGGCGTCGCTGCTGGGGCAACAGTGGGCTATGGCGCAACGTTCGTCGCGACGCAGCCGATGCGCCTGGCGTTGTTGCCGGTGGGCTACGCCGATGGCTATCGCCGTGCCGCTTCTTCCGGGGTGGGCAACGGCTGGGTGATGATCGCGGGCCGGCGTGCGCCTGTTGTGGGCCGCGTGTCGATGAACCTGACGGTGGTGGATGTCAGCGGCCACGCGGACGTGCAGGAGGGGATGGAGGCCGTGTTGCTGGGAGAGGGCGTTACCGCCGAAGACCAGGCCCGCTGGAGCGGCACAATTGCGTATGACATTCTGTGCGGCATTCGCGCGAACTTTGAGCTGCGATAG
- a CDS encoding DUF7670 domain-containing protein — MFWIIILGIATGMRTMTPLAVLCWFMALALLPVDNWTFWAAKIVSVIIFTLCALSEYYIDTLPQTSSRTRILGVSARLIAAALAGAMVAASFQEPLAGGILFCCIGALIGTYGGYHLRMYLARRVGRDLPVALAESALALIFAIVAAHRIHVDIKDAAAAARTFF; from the coding sequence ATGTTCTGGATCATCATTCTCGGTATCGCCACCGGCATGCGCACGATGACGCCGCTCGCTGTGCTCTGCTGGTTTATGGCCCTGGCCCTGCTGCCGGTCGATAACTGGACCTTCTGGGCCGCGAAGATCGTCTCCGTGATCATCTTTACGCTGTGCGCGCTCAGCGAGTACTACATCGACACGCTGCCGCAGACGTCCAGCCGCACCAGGATTCTGGGCGTGTCCGCGCGGCTGATCGCTGCCGCACTCGCGGGTGCGATGGTGGCAGCCTCATTCCAGGAGCCACTTGCGGGCGGCATTCTCTTCTGCTGCATCGGCGCGCTCATCGGCACCTACGGCGGCTATCATCTGCGTATGTATCTGGCCCGGCGCGTAGGCCGCGATCTTCCTGTTGCCTTGGCAGAATCGGCTCTGGCCTTGATATTTGCCATAGTGGCTGCGCATCGCATTCATGTGGATATCAAAGATGCAGCCGCTGCCGCTCGCACGTTCTTCTAA
- a CDS encoding alpha/beta hydrolase family protein, producing MLSQLYAKWMYAWETALTTRDQNRIERPLEWGFDYLADFGGEEAEQKVASGELTPLAAMTALNARIAADPHSFFDYATPTDFRIEQRYPELFPTNVRPETLEQEREYQRQAEVGELRREPFLRFTSPVRTPYPENDMVNARWYPAEPGKKKGTGERRPKQAMIVMPQWNADAFSHNAFCTMFNRFGISCLRLSKPYHDVRRPLELERSDYAVSSNIGRTMSACRQAVVDIRSCIDWLQSEGYEQIGVLGTSLGSCYAFIAAAMDPRIQVCAFNYASTWFGDVVWTGQSTRHIRSSFEHAGLTQDQVRQLFLAVSPMSYMAQFAATPRHTLVVHATYDLTFVREFSLEVLKSFDAHQIEYTSKVLPCGHYTTGETPYKYLDGWYLGSFVWRTFKQLGQGS from the coding sequence ATGCTTTCTCAGCTTTACGCCAAGTGGATGTACGCATGGGAGACCGCGCTCACCACGCGCGATCAAAACCGCATCGAGCGTCCTCTTGAGTGGGGCTTCGACTATCTTGCCGATTTTGGCGGCGAAGAGGCCGAGCAAAAAGTCGCCTCGGGCGAACTCACACCGCTGGCCGCGATGACCGCACTCAATGCGCGCATCGCCGCCGACCCGCACAGCTTCTTCGACTACGCCACTCCCACCGACTTCCGCATCGAGCAGCGCTACCCCGAACTCTTCCCGACCAACGTTCGTCCCGAGACGCTCGAACAGGAGCGCGAGTACCAGCGCCAGGCTGAGGTCGGCGAGCTGCGCCGCGAGCCCTTCCTGCGCTTTACCTCGCCCGTGCGCACGCCGTATCCCGAGAACGATATGGTCAACGCACGCTGGTATCCGGCGGAGCCGGGCAAGAAGAAGGGAACGGGAGAGAGAAGGCCAAAGCAGGCAATGATTGTGATGCCGCAGTGGAACGCCGATGCCTTCTCGCACAATGCCTTCTGCACGATGTTCAATCGCTTCGGCATCTCCTGCCTGCGGCTGTCGAAGCCGTACCATGACGTCCGCCGCCCGCTGGAGCTCGAGCGCTCCGACTACGCGGTCAGCTCGAACATCGGGCGCACCATGTCCGCCTGCCGCCAGGCCGTCGTGGATATTCGCAGTTGCATCGACTGGCTGCAGTCCGAGGGCTACGAACAGATCGGCGTGTTGGGTACGAGCCTCGGCAGTTGCTACGCGTTCATCGCCGCGGCGATGGACCCGCGCATTCAGGTCTGTGCGTTCAACTACGCGTCGACGTGGTTCGGCGACGTCGTCTGGACGGGGCAGAGCACGCGCCACATTCGTTCCTCGTTCGAGCATGCAGGACTCACGCAGGACCAGGTTCGGCAACTGTTTCTTGCCGTCAGCCCGATGTCGTACATGGCGCAGTTCGCGGCGACACCCCGGCATACGTTGGTCGTCCACGCGACGTACGACCTGACGTTCGTGCGCGAGTTCTCGCTGGAGGTCCTGAAGTCCTTCGACGCTCACCAGATTGAGTACACCTCCAAGGTGCTGCCCTGTGGCCACTACACCACGGGTGAGACGCCGTACAAGTACCTCGACGGCTGGTATCTCGGGTCGTTCGTGTGGAGGACGTTCAAGCAGTTGGGGCAGGGATCGTAA
- a CDS encoding metallopeptidase TldD-related protein produces MAPNTPDPLLTAMQQELAREKSLLILPGLQRPYFMEYRLEDLQTYEAVANYGALTGESENRQRIVRVEVRIGDYTTDSSSSRGDGSLQLAPNDNDPAALKYALWTATDEAYKNALRAYSAKEAALKQFQSAPTANDFTPAKPVTLIEPLKTLELDRDAWKQRIIEASGIFQTAPEVRSFAAEVQSSSASIDAVVVNRYTVNTDGTVLRHGYAGYNDVISVGGQAADGMQLSRSNGSSAATAEGLESAEALHKRTITNLLSLKDLREAPVVDAEDYHGPVLFSGDASADVINRLFVPNVEADRPDMGTTARTQGAYQSSLRTPVLPSFLTVVDDPGLHTFEGQSLVGAYSVDDEGVPVAPVTVVDHGKLIDYLLGREPVKDFPESNGHGRAAPGQAAHSRAGVVVVKSTQPLSAAEMRAKLLALAKEQGRDVYEVETLGGELSPRLLYRVSPSGKRTLVRGAVFDELDQRSLRSGLLAAGGKPWVAQTLSPVPETTIAPSLLFADIAVKRASEQQQKLPYYAPPAIGDGQK; encoded by the coding sequence ATGGCACCCAACACCCCCGACCCACTCCTCACCGCGATGCAGCAGGAACTCGCGCGCGAGAAGTCGCTGCTCATTCTGCCCGGCCTGCAGCGGCCCTACTTCATGGAGTACCGGCTCGAAGATCTGCAGACCTACGAGGCCGTCGCGAACTACGGCGCACTGACTGGCGAAAGCGAGAACCGCCAGCGCATCGTGCGCGTCGAAGTACGCATCGGCGATTACACCACCGACTCCAGCTCTTCGCGTGGAGACGGCTCTCTGCAGCTCGCCCCCAACGACAACGATCCCGCCGCGCTGAAGTACGCGCTCTGGACCGCGACCGATGAGGCCTACAAGAATGCCTTGCGGGCGTACTCGGCCAAGGAGGCCGCGCTCAAGCAGTTCCAGAGCGCGCCCACGGCCAACGACTTCACCCCGGCCAAGCCCGTTACCCTGATCGAACCCTTGAAGACGCTCGAGCTGGATCGCGATGCGTGGAAGCAGCGCATCATCGAAGCCAGCGGCATCTTCCAGACCGCGCCCGAGGTCCGCAGCTTTGCAGCGGAGGTGCAATCATCGAGCGCCAGCATCGACGCCGTGGTCGTGAATCGCTATACGGTGAACACCGACGGCACGGTGCTGCGGCACGGCTACGCAGGCTATAACGATGTCATCAGTGTGGGCGGACAGGCGGCGGACGGCATGCAGCTCAGCCGCAGTAACGGCTCCTCCGCGGCCACGGCTGAAGGGCTCGAGAGTGCAGAGGCTTTGCACAAGCGCACGATCACCAATCTCCTCAGCTTGAAGGATCTGCGCGAGGCCCCGGTCGTGGACGCCGAGGACTATCACGGTCCCGTGCTCTTCTCGGGCGATGCCAGCGCCGATGTCATCAACCGGCTCTTCGTGCCGAACGTCGAGGCCGACCGCCCCGACATGGGCACCACCGCACGCACGCAGGGAGCGTATCAGTCGAGCCTGCGCACGCCGGTGCTGCCGTCCTTCCTCACGGTCGTCGACGATCCCGGCCTGCATACCTTTGAAGGCCAGTCGCTGGTCGGCGCCTACTCTGTCGACGATGAAGGTGTTCCGGTCGCGCCGGTGACGGTAGTCGATCATGGCAAATTGATCGATTATCTGCTGGGGCGTGAGCCGGTGAAGGACTTTCCCGAGTCGAACGGCCATGGCCGCGCGGCTCCGGGGCAGGCAGCGCACTCACGCGCCGGTGTGGTCGTCGTGAAGTCGACGCAGCCATTGTCGGCGGCGGAGATGCGCGCGAAGCTGCTGGCGCTGGCGAAGGAACAGGGCCGCGACGTATACGAGGTGGAGACGCTCGGTGGGGAGCTGTCACCACGGCTGCTGTACCGCGTGTCACCCAGCGGCAAACGCACGCTGGTGCGCGGAGCGGTGTTCGACGAGCTCGATCAACGCTCATTACGCAGCGGATTGCTGGCAGCTGGAGGCAAGCCCTGGGTCGCACAGACCCTGAGCCCCGTGCCCGAGACCACCATCGCGCCAAGCCTGTTGTTCGCCGATATCGCGGTCAAACGCGCCAGCGAGCAACAGCAGAAGCTGCCGTACTATGCTCCGCCTGCGATTGGGGATGGGCAGAAGTAG
- the glyA gene encoding serine hydroxymethyltransferase — MPIDLNAPLAVADPDIAAQIENEVVRQHDGLEMIASENFVSRAVLEAAGTVFTNKYAEGYPGKRYYGGCEFADVVENLARDRAKRLFGADHANVQPHSGSQANAAAYMALIQPGDTILGLDLANGGHLTHGHKLNFSGKLYKVAGYKVRKDTEVVDYDELEAQAIAEKPKMIIGGGSAYPRQFDFARMRQIADKVGAYFVVDMAHFAGLVAGGAHPSPVPHAHIVTTTTHKTLRGPRAGLILCQAEFAAAVDRSVFPGQQGGPLMHVVAAKAVAFNEALQPEFSTYAKQTIANAKALGEAMQAEGFRIVSGGTDTHLILVDVFAKGILGSEAESALGEAGITVNKNAIPFDTNPPMKPSGIRLGTPALTTRGMKEDQMRTIAKWIATALEHRSDAARLAEIRGQVGELAEQFPLYGWLRA, encoded by the coding sequence ATGCCTATCGACCTGAACGCACCGCTTGCGGTCGCCGACCCTGACATTGCAGCCCAGATTGAGAACGAGGTCGTGCGTCAGCATGACGGCCTCGAGATGATTGCCAGCGAAAACTTTGTCTCACGCGCCGTGCTCGAAGCCGCCGGTACCGTCTTCACCAATAAGTACGCCGAGGGCTACCCCGGCAAGCGCTACTACGGTGGCTGCGAGTTCGCCGACGTCGTCGAGAACCTCGCCCGCGACCGCGCCAAGCGCCTGTTTGGGGCCGACCACGCCAACGTGCAGCCGCACTCCGGCTCTCAGGCCAACGCTGCCGCCTACATGGCGCTCATCCAGCCCGGCGACACCATCCTGGGCCTGGACCTCGCCAACGGCGGTCACCTGACCCACGGGCACAAGCTGAACTTCAGCGGCAAGCTCTACAAGGTGGCGGGCTACAAGGTCCGTAAAGACACCGAGGTCGTCGACTATGACGAACTCGAAGCGCAGGCCATCGCCGAGAAGCCGAAGATGATCATCGGCGGCGGCTCCGCCTATCCGCGCCAGTTCGACTTCGCGCGCATGCGCCAGATCGCCGATAAGGTCGGCGCATACTTCGTCGTGGACATGGCGCACTTCGCCGGCCTCGTCGCCGGTGGAGCGCATCCTTCGCCCGTGCCGCACGCCCACATCGTCACCACGACGACCCACAAGACACTGCGCGGACCACGCGCCGGCCTGATCCTCTGCCAGGCTGAGTTCGCCGCTGCTGTCGACCGCAGCGTCTTCCCCGGCCAGCAGGGCGGCCCGCTGATGCACGTCGTCGCGGCCAAGGCTGTGGCCTTCAATGAGGCGTTGCAGCCGGAGTTCTCGACCTACGCGAAGCAGACCATTGCCAACGCCAAGGCGCTGGGCGAGGCCATGCAGGCCGAGGGCTTCCGCATCGTCTCGGGCGGCACGGATACGCACCTCATTCTCGTTGACGTCTTCGCGAAGGGCATCCTCGGCTCCGAGGCCGAGTCCGCGCTGGGCGAGGCGGGCATCACGGTCAACAAGAACGCGATCCCGTTCGACACCAACCCTCCGATGAAGCCGAGCGGCATTCGCCTGGGCACCCCGGCGCTCACCACGCGCGGCATGAAGGAAGACCAGATGCGGACGATCGCCAAGTGGATCGCCACCGCGCTCGAACACCGCTCCGACGCCGCCAGGCTGGCCGAGATTCGCGGCCAGGTGGGCGAGCTGGCAGAGCAGTTCCCGCTGTATGGTTGGCTGCGCGCGTAG
- a CDS encoding type II toxin-antitoxin system RelE/ParE family toxin: MSWNAYFHPRFKAEFDELPVAAQDELLALLIPLRTYGPTLGRPEVDTLKDSKYTNMKELRFKASGGVWRVAFAFDPERDAILLVAGDKSGVSEKTFYRRLIDKADRRYKEHLDNL, translated from the coding sequence ATGAGTTGGAACGCCTACTTCCACCCCAGGTTCAAGGCCGAGTTTGATGAGCTTCCGGTGGCAGCGCAGGACGAATTGCTGGCCTTGCTCATACCTTTGCGAACATATGGCCCCACTTTAGGCCGTCCTGAGGTGGATACCCTCAAGGATTCGAAATATACAAACATGAAAGAACTGCGGTTTAAGGCCTCTGGAGGAGTGTGGCGTGTTGCTTTTGCCTTTGACCCGGAGCGGGATGCCATTTTGCTGGTAGCGGGTGATAAGTCCGGTGTTAGCGAAAAGACCTTCTACAGGAGGCTGATTGATAAAGCTGATAGAAGATACAAGGAACATCTCGACAACCTTTAG